TCGGCGTGCGCGGGCGCGACCACggccaggcggcggccggcggaccagcgggcggcggctgcgactcGGCGAGCGCCGGGCGGACGGCGGGAGGCGGCTGCGGCTCGGCGAGCGCCGGGCTGACGGCGAGCGCAGCTGCAGAGCGCCGGGCGGATGGCGGCAAGGCGAGGAATGGAAAAGTGACGCGGACGCCCAGGTTTTTTCCccgcctggacgcctaggcgtcgcctaggcgacgccttgaaaACCTTGATGATAAAGCTACCACACCACAAGCATACTTGATCACCATGGCCAGTACTCCAGAGGAATTCTTTGCTAAGGGTCTCATGGACCCATCACCTCCATCCCCAGCTGTCTTCCTAGACTTAACCCTAATGCCTGAAGGTTGTCAAGGCCCATTCTCACCTGATGACACAGTGCTTTCGTATGTATCGGTCATGCTCATGGAGGAAGATACTGACGACAATTTGTTGTACCAGTACTCTGATCACCCTGCACTATTCCAGGTGCAGCAGTCTTTTGCTCAAATCCTCTGTCCCCCTTCCTCTAGAGTGGACCATGACAACACAAACAGGGGTGACATGGATGgaatcaaggatttgtttcagAATAACAATGGTCACCAAAGCACACTGGACTCGACCTTCTCCAAGGGCGTGGATGCAATGGTTGCATTCTTGAGGGGCGTGGAAGAGGCCAAGACTTTCTTGCCCAATGACAATAGTTTTAGAAGGGACGAATTAGTGAATTGTATGTCTAGGGAAAGCAGCAGCCACTGTGGGGTCAAGAAGAGACACAATAGGGACAAACATCAAGATGAGGTAAGCAGGGCCAGAAAAGCTGTAAAGatgatggaggaggaggagattggTGCGTATAAGATGTTCGAGGAGATGATGTTTCGCGGCTACGAGATATGCATCACGAGCATGGAGAATTTGCGCATTTCCATGGCCATGGAGTCAGAGAAGAATAACAGAAAGAGCATTAGCATCAAGACAAGGGATGTGGTGGACTTGCGCACACTGTTGGTCATTTGTGCACAGGCGGTGGCTGCAAACAATCACAAGAGTGCACGTGAGCTACTGAAGCAGATCAAGAAACATGCATCAACATCAGGGGATGCCACGCAACGGCTAGCTCAATGTTTCGCCAAGGGGCTGGAGGCACGTCTACTGGGAACCGGTAGCCATCTTTGGCACTCGCTCATTACGGAGCGCCCATCACTCATGGAGTTCCTCCAGGCCTACAAGTTGTACCTGGAAGCTGAAAGCTTCATCAAGGTGGCAGTAACTTAATTATGATCATCATGCATTCCATGATGGGAAAAAGCAAGCTGCACATTGTGGATTACGGTCCATATTTTGGGTTTCATTTGGCAGGCTTGCTCCGCTTGTTAGCAAGTAGGGAAGGTGGCCCGCCAGAGGTGAAGGTCACCGCCATAGGTTACCCCAATCTACGGTCCTGCACAAATGAAGGAACTGAGGATACAGGGATATGGCTCAGTAAGTGTGCCCATGAATTTGGCTTGCCATTCAAGTTCCATGCCATCATGATGAATTCGGAGAAAGTATGCATCGAGGACTTGAAGATAGATGATGATGAGGTGCTTATCGTgaatgacctttttgttgtagaGAATAATTGCCTTGTAttactccaaaccctagaagggtgggatatatagatcctatacatgggcctctatacatgggctcacatatacaccaacacccccccgcagtctgaactaccggcgcagtgttcaagactggacaacaagaaagccaacaccccccgcagtctgaactaccggcgcagcggtgttcaagactgggcaagaagaaagtacaaatagagtacaaaagggcaaataccccccgcagccacaactagcctaATGCcactacgttgaggctggagcgaaactccgagaaggtcgaggagggcagtcccttggtgaagatgtcagcaaactgggaggtagtcgggacatggagtacccgaacattgccgatggcgactctgtcgcacacgaagtgtaggtcgatctccacatgcttcgtccgctgatgctggacagggttggtggagagatacacagcgctgacgttgtcacagtagacgagcgtgctcttggcgagcgggctgtggagctccgccaagagctgtcatAGCCAgggcgcctccgccacgccgttagcgacagcccggtactccgtctcagcactggagcgggagacaaccggctgccgcttggacgaccaggagaccaggttgccgcccaggaagatggcgtagccggaagtggagcgacgagtgtccaggcagccagcccagtcagcgtcggtgtagaccaccagctcagcagaagatgagcggtgaagcaccaggccgaggtccacagtgccacagacgtagcggaggagacgcttcagcgcagcaaggtgtgactcccggggatcatgcatatggagatagacctgctgaacagcgtatgtgaggtccggcctggtgaaggtgaggtactgcaaagcgccagccagactccggtaggcagtaggatcagccaccggatcacccagatcagcagacaacttcgcctgagtgtcgacaggagtggagcagggcttgcaatcagtcatcccagcccgctccagaatatcgagtgcgtactgctgctggtgaaggagaagaccagacgagcGAGGCTCAACaatgacgcccaagaagtggtgttGCTGACCCAGAtctttcatagcaaactcctgctgcagagaggtgatgacactctgaagcaactgcttactggaggctgtgagcacaatgtcatcgacatagagcagcagatatgccgtctcatccccacggcggttgatgaagagagacgtgtcagacttggcctcggtgaaccccaaagtctgaaagaacgtggcgaaccgagagtaccaagcccgaggagcctgcttcagaccatagagggacttcttgagccggcagaccatatccggtcgactcgagtccacaaatcccacCAGCTGAGAGCAGTAcactgtctctgacagagtgccgtgaagaaaggcATTCTGCACATctagctggtgcacaggccaggagcgcgagagcgaaagcgagaggaccgtgcgcatagtagcaggcttcaccactgggccgaaggtctcatcatagtccacaccaggccgctgagtgaaaccccggagaacccagcgagccttgtagcgctccagtgtgccatcagcccgacgcttatgcgtccagatccacttgcctgtgaccacattgcaaccaggcggacgcggcacgaggtcccacgtctggttggcaaggagagccgcgtactcctcttccatcgcgcgacgccagtgaggatctaGCAGGGCGTcgtggacagaggagggtaccggagagacccgctgctcgccctcggtggcggagagagtcgcggcctgagacgccatccgtcgagtcaccatgggatggatatgccgaggatcccgatggacgacgggcgggtggtacacctccagctcgactcgagagcgagtcggcggaggcggcggcagctccggTGTAGATGGCAGCGGCGACGACTCCGATGTAGGCGTCGGAGGAGCCTCCAGAGCCAGAGTCGGCCCCGGTGCCGGCGCCGAATgatgccggtacacctgcaccggctgagcgtaccgcggcggcgccggagtcggCGCCGGACGAtgctggtacacctgcaccggctgagcgtatcGCGTAGGTGCAGCTggaggcaccggggccgtgCGTGgtgcagcaggagacaccgggtccgcacGCGGCatgaccggaggtccgggggctgcgtgtggcgcgaccgcgggcacacGGGCcgggcgtggcgcagcagggatcaccgacaGTGGTGCCGGTGTGCCGGAAAAAACCTGCAAGGAAAGGAAAGATAggtaaaggtggctgaaccaccgggtcagtcggaaacagggactctagctcggggtcaggagaaggtgtggaggaggtggagtaggggaaatccgattcgtcaaagacgacgtgtcgggaaaTCAGGACACGGCGAGATGTGAGGTCAAAgtatcggtaccccttgtggtcaggggagtaaccaaggaacacacaacgagttgagcggggcgccagcttgtgaggagcagtggcggtggtgttagggtaacacgcacacccgaagacacgAAGGTGGttgtagcgaggaggggtaccgaaaagagcgtggtgtggagtgggagcaggagaagcagtggacggaagacggttgagcaagtaggtggcggtgtggaggctctcagcccagaagcgcgggggcagagaggcctggatcagaagggtgcgcacgacgtcgtttgtgcgaatcatccgctcagccttgccattctgaggagaggtatacggacaagacatacgcagctgaacaccccgagagaggaagaaagaacgggaggtggagttgtcaaactcccgcccgttgtcacattggacggccttaacggtgaggccgaactgagtggacacccaggcaaagaagtggaggagggtggggaaggtctcagacttgtcgcgcaaaggaaacgtccaagagtagtgcgagaagtcatcgaccaccattagatagtacttataaccagaaaggctaagtacaagggaggtccacaggtcacagtgaacaagatcaaatgcatgcgtcgcatgcgaagaagaagaagaaaaaaggagccgaacatgacgaccgagctggcacgcatgacagaggggCTCAGTAGGAGCGCTAGTGCCAGGAACATCggcactacgactgagctgagctagaacgtcgcggccagggtgaccaagacggcagtgccaggtggtggaagacggcgttgcggcaaaagcggcagaccaggacggccagggcgaagaagaaggcgaaagtggtgcagcggaagaaggaagacgaagggtgtaaaggggccccgtgctgtcacaccggagtagcggacgctgggaggccgaatcctttatagtgaggccagaagaatcaaactcgatggaacaagaattgtcagctgtaaattgacgaatggaaagaaagttatgaaccatctgaggagcaacaaggacattgggaagacgaaaggagccaggagcagaacccacggtggtgacaggaaggcaagacccgtcacgaaccatgatggaagaaggacaagaggggtgtgggggtcgaacagaagagaggataccggcatccggggtggtgtggaaggaggcacccgaattggcgatccactcggtgctgatcGACGGCGTCCGCCCCaaggtgctgaaggactgcgccagcgcggcctggtcccaccccccaggccaggtcggctgctggatgggtggagcgggcggggtccaggacggcgcgaataggggtgcagcagcggcgagcatggctgccggctggggctgaggaTGAGGCCCCCCTTGACCCTAAAACGGCCACATCGGGATGTGCCCTAGCCATGgggcgctgaaggatggccagggcgtacctccagggccaggagcagcagtaggagccggagtcgggtccggagtgccccaagcaccaccaccacgtccccgccgccgccgacgtccccCGGTCTAgccggtgagaggagcaccaaggagggggtcgggcTGCTCGATCCGGAGTCTAGATCCAGAGGGCGGAGCCTGGTGGGAGGACAAAGCGCCGTGCTCGGTGAAGGGGACGACGGGCGGGACGGCGACCAAGCGACGGGCAGGCGCGTGGGCCCGCTCTtgagccgccgaagcctcggacatggcggcgaggagggccgcggcgagagtgTCGTCAGCCGTAGCAGCTCCGGCGACGATCGGCTGCCCGCggaaggcggcggtggcgaatgGCGCGTCTGCGTGGGACATAACGAAAGCAGGCACgggcgccgcgggcgcgggcacgggcgccgcgggcgcgggcacgggcgcCATGGGCGCATGCAGGAGCGCAGGCGCGGGCTTCGCAGGCAGAGGCACCGTGGGCGCAGCCACAGGCGTCCGCGCGGGTGcggagggcgcgacggcggcctgcgcggcagCCTGCGCGGCGTGTGCTCGCGCGAGCTTGGCCTGGAGGTCCCGCAGGGCGGCCGCAAGGCGAGCGGCGGATGGCGTGGGCGCCGTGGGTGCGACGACgggtggcgcgggcgcggcgacggGCTCTGCGGGCACGGCCACCCGCGGCGCGGGAGCCGTGGGGGCGGCCACGGGCGGCGTGGGCGTGCCCACGGGCGGCTCGGGCACGgcgccgtgggcggcggcggctggcacgCCGATGGCGGCGGCCCAGGGGGCAACGGCGGCCTAGGGGGCAGTGGCAGCGCTCGCGCCCTGGCAGCTGAGGCCACGGGGGCCACGAGCCGCGGGCCAGGCGCGCGCCAGGCACGCGCCGTCCGCGCCCAGCGCGGTGCTGGCGGGCGTCCGTGGGCCCGGTGCGCGCCAGGCGCccccggcagcggcagcagaggcGCCTGCAGGGGCggcacctgcggcggcggcggcggcagtcgcACCCCCCGTGCCCAGGtcgaggggaggggcggcgggggcgaccaGAGGCGGCCGGCTCGCGCCTGCAGAGTAGGGTTGaggcggctgcggcgcgggATCCGCGTCCtcaggggccggcggcggccgcgggggcggcAGATCCGCGcctgcggcggccatgggcggcgCTCCCGGGTCCGGAAGaggcacgacggcggcgagggttgcagcggcggcggcgggcggccatgGAGCGGAGGGCCAggccaccggcggcgcagcggcacgCGGAACAGAGGTGGGGCCGCCAGCAatagaggagaggggagggaaggaggagaggccggccatggcgccggcggcggcgggtagcACCGGCGGCTAGAGGGAGGgtgggagagggaagggaaggcTAGATACTAtgttggagagaataattgcctTGTAttactccaaaccctagaagggtggaatatatagatcatatacatgagcctctagatgggcctctatatatgggctcacatatacaccaacacttttTAATTTCAGTACCTTGATGGATGAGAGTGTATTCTTTGATTACCCAAGCCCTAGGGATATCGTCCTCAATAACATTAGGAATATGAGGCCAAATGTCTTCATTCAGAGCATTGTGAACTACTCATGTGGTTCTTCCTTCTTGTCTCGGTTCCACGGGGCTCTATCCTATTACACAGCACTATTTGACATGTTGGATGCAACAATCCCACGGGAGAACCAACTGCGTGTGCTGCTGGAGCAGGGCTTTCTAGGTCACGCAGCACTGAATTCCATTGCCTGCGAGGGTGTGGACCTGATGGACTGCCCTGAGAAATATAAACAGTGGCAAGTGAGAAACCAACGTGCTGGATTGAGACAGCTGCCACTGAAACCACAAATTGTCAATGAACTGAAGGAGAAAGTCAAGCAGAACCACCATAATCACTACTAATGAATTTTTGATTAGCGAGGACGGTCAATGGCTGCTGCAGGGGTGGGCTGGGCACATCCTCTTTGCCCACTCAACATGGGTAGCAGAAGACGTCCCTTCTAAATGAACCTTTGGTTCTTGCTGCTGAACGGTAACATGGTCTTTAGCAGCACCGTACCGGACAAGCACTTCTCCATGTGTACAATTTATTCAACAGAGCACTCATTAAGGACTTATTCAGCGGCTTCTGAAGAACATTTTATAGTGCACAAATTTTAATCCCACTTACCATGTATTGTGATCAAGTAGCTGAGAAAGATACATTATTCAATGAGGCAGTATTCTCTCGTGCTGTAAATTTGCTATCAATTGCATCCTACAGCGTTCAGAAAAATTATCAGAAGTAGGTTCTTGCACGTTGCATGAGTTATTGCACTTGTAACAAATTGAAAAGTGACTTCTTTTGCAAAAGTCAAGATATAGATGTTAGAAACTCATTGATATATTTACGCCCATAGCTACTCAAAATTGCTTATCCTTGTTTCTATAATTTGTTTATATTCTAACAAGTACACATGACATACTTTCTTATTAATTTTGA
The genomic region above belongs to Panicum virgatum strain AP13 chromosome 8N, P.virgatum_v5, whole genome shotgun sequence and contains:
- the LOC120685236 gene encoding scarecrow-like protein 34, translating into MASTPEEFFAKGLMDPSPPSPAVFLDLTLMPEGCQGPFSPDDTVLSYVSVMLMEEDTDDNLLYQYSDHPALFQVQQSFAQILCPPSSRVDHDNTNRGDMDGIKDLFQNNNGHQSTLDSTFSKGVDAMVAFLRGVEEAKTFLPNDNSFRRDELVNCMSRESSSHCGVKKRHNRDKHQDEVSRARKAVKMMEEEEIGAYKMFEEMMFRGYEICITSMENLRISMAMESEKNNRKSISIKTRDVVDLRTLLVICAQAVAANNHKSARELLKQIKKHASTSGDATQRLAQCFAKGLEARLLGTGSHLWHSLITERPSLMEFLQAYKLYLEAESFIKVAVT
- the LOC120685237 gene encoding glycine-rich cell wall structural protein 1-like; protein product: MQERRRGLRRQRHRGRSHRRPRGCGGRDGGLRGSLRGVCSRELGLEVPQGGRKASGGWRGRRGCDDGWRGRGDGLCGHGHPRRGSRGGGHGRRGRAHGRLGHGAVGGGGWHADGGGPGGNGGLGGSGSARALAAEATGATSRGPGARQARAVRAQRGAGGRPWARCAPGAPGSGSRGACRGGTCGGGGGSRTPRAQVEGRGGGGDQRRPARACRVGLRRLRRGIRVLRGRRRPRGRQIRACGGHGRRSRVRKRHDGGEGCSGGGGRPWSGGPGHRRRSGTRNRALFDMLDATIPRENQLRVLLEQGFLGHAALNSIACEGVDLMDCPEKYKQWQVRNQRAGLRQLPLKPQIVNELKEKVKQNHHNHY